One Lytechinus pictus isolate F3 Inbred chromosome 12, Lp3.0, whole genome shotgun sequence genomic region harbors:
- the LOC129272784 gene encoding aqualysin-1-like, whose product MRAFTLCLLACMAVSAYGIASYNTATEKIENRYVVAIKDDVEVGVFADRLQKALNTRRFKLGKVLKVFRAVRALSLELSDEAVDFVRRFDGIVTVEEDGVVRTQAVSSWGLDRIDQRDLPLDNTYNSINDGSDVNVYVVDTGIWNTHNDFGGRGSIFYDALGGDGVDCNGHGTHCAGTVGGTEYGVAKNANLFGVRVLSCLGSGSYSSIVDGMNYVATYGSKPAVVSMSLGGGGSALIDQAVRTLYRNGFVVSVAAGNSDDNSCNYSPARSGYAVTVGATDINDARAYFSCYGSCVDIWAPGVDITSTWIRSDSATNTISGTSMACPHVSGVIALMLQESPNASPASVTSALLGNASANKISDVRALSPNLLLYTN is encoded by the exons ATGCGTGCTTTTACTCTGTGCCTCCTGGCCTGTATGGCCGTCTCAGCCTACGGCATCGCCTCCTACAACACCGCTACAGAGAAGATCGAGAACCGATATGTAGTGGCTATCAAG GATGACGTCGAAGTAGGTGTGTTTGCTGATCGTCTCCAGAAGGCTCTTAACACTCGTCGATTCAAGCTTGGAAAGGTCCTCAAAGTCTTCCGTGCTGTCAGGGCCCTCTCTCTTGAACTCAGCGATGAGGCCGTCGACTTC GTTCGTCGCTTTGATGGAATCGTAACCGTTGAGGAGGATGGTGTTGTCCGTACCCAGGCCGTCTCTTCATGGGGTCTTGATCGTATCGACCAGAGGGATCTTCCTCTTGATAACACCTACAACTCAATTA ACGACGGATCAGACGTCAACGTCTACGTTGTCGATACCGGTATCTGGAACACCCACAACGACTTCGGAGGACGTGGCTCCATCTTCTATGATGCTCTTGGAGGCGAC GGTGTTGACTGCAACGGACACGGAACTCACTGCGCTGGTACCGTCGGAGGAACCGAATACGGAGTGGCCAAGAATGCCAATCTCTTCGGCGTCCGTGTACTGAGCTGCCTCGGATCTGGATCATATAGCAGCATCGTTGACG GTATGAACTACGTTGCAACGTACGGTAGCAAGCCAGCTGTTGTATCTATGTCCCTTGGAGGAGGTGGATCTGCCCTTATTGATCAGGCCGTCAGGACTCTGTACCGCAACGGCTTCGTGGTCTCCGTAGCAGCCGGAAACAGTGACGACAACTCATGCAACTATTCCCCCGCTCGTTCCGGCTAC GCCGTAACAGTTGGAGCCACCGACATCAATGACGCCCGTGCCTATTTCTCCTGCTACGGCTCCTGTGTAGACATCTGGGCTCCTGGTGTGGACATCACCTCCACCTGGATCCGCTCCGACAGTGCCACCAACACCATCAGTGGTACCTCCATGGCCTGCCCACACGTCTCAG GTGTTATCGCCTTGATGCTCCAAGAAAGCCCCAATGCTTCCCCAGCCTCTGTCACTAGCGCCCTCCTCGGCAATGCTTCTGCAAACAAGATCAGTGACGTCAGGGCTCTCTCTCCAAACCTCCTCTTATATACCAACTAA
- the LOC129272783 gene encoding exogastrula-inducing polypeptide-like isoform X1, with amino-acid sequence MKTYLAFMVAIIGVGMVVAEENLKERLVVALKSLVQDNEELSLEARDSQTRCMMDTKNCNEHGSCVSDRWGSYYCKCTWPYRYGGSDSSCHPPPETKPEDLEMQARDTESRCMTDTNECDGHGTCVQSTFGRRTGQFICRCDAGYKNNLNGGCNALTEREIEYLSNVARDMELEMLTRDTMSRCVSDTQNCDGNGKCTQSTFGRNSGQYICLCDAGFKNNAYGGCSPQTEREVEFLAMLSRDLQLELQARDTLRQCNADTNNCDGAGECKQSAFGRNLGQYICWCNTGYSNNLYGGCSPDELPENKEEDEVADDVSKRRMELMQQITDLLAEE; translated from the exons ATGAAGACATATCTTGCTTTCATGGTCGCCATCATTGGCGTTGGTATGGTTGTCGCTGAAGAGAATCTGA agGAAAGGCTCGTGGTAGCCCTGAAATCACTTGTACAGGACA ATGAGGAGCTAAGTCTGGAAGCCCGAGACTCTCAGACTAGGTGCATGATGGATACCAAGAACTGCAACGAACACGGTTCATGCGTTTCGGACCGATGGGGATCGTACTACTGCAAGTGTACCTGGCCATACAGATATGGAGGATCCGACTCTTCTTGCCATC CGCCACCTGAGACTAAGCCGGAAGACCTAGAGATGCAAGCCAGAGACACCGAGAGCAGGTGTATGACAGACACTAACGAGTGCGATGGACACGGTACTTGTGTTCAGAGTACGTTCGGTAGGAGGACTGGACAGTTTATCTGCCGCTGCGATGCTGGATACAAGAACAACCTAAATGGTGGTTGCAATG CCCTTACTGAACGAGAGATCGAATACCTGTCCAACGTTGCTCGCGACATGGAGCTGGAAATGTTGACCCGTGACACAATGTCCCGTTGCGTCTCTGACACACAGAACTGCGACGGGAACGGCAAGTGCACACAGAGTACCTTCGGCCGTAACAGCGGACAATACATCTGCCTCTGTGACGCTGGCTTCAAGAACAATGCATACGGAGGCTGCTCCC CCCAAACAGAACGTGAGGTTGAGTTTCTAGCCATGCTCTCTCGCGATCTGCAACTGGAACTGCAAGCCCGTGACACCTTGCGTCAGTGTAACGCTGACACCAACAACTGTGACGGGGCCGGTGAGTGCAAGCAAAGTGCCTTCGGACGTAACCTTGGACAATACATCTGTTGGTGTAATACAGGCTACAGCAATAACCTGTATGGTGGATGTTCAC cCGACGAACTTCCtgagaataaagaagaagatgagGTCGCGGATGACGTGTCCAAACGCCGAATGGAACTTATGCAGCAGATAACTGACCTCCTAGCTGAAGAATAA
- the LOC129272783 gene encoding exogastrula-inducing polypeptide-like isoform X2, whose protein sequence is MKTYLAFMVAIIGVGMVVAEENLKERLVVALKSLVQDTPPETKPEDLEMQARDTESRCMTDTNECDGHGTCVQSTFGRRTGQFICRCDAGYKNNLNGGCNALTEREIEYLSNVARDMELEMLTRDTMSRCVSDTQNCDGNGKCTQSTFGRNSGQYICLCDAGFKNNAYGGCSPQTEREVEFLAMLSRDLQLELQARDTLRQCNADTNNCDGAGECKQSAFGRNLGQYICWCNTGYSNNLYGGCSPDELPENKEEDEVADDVSKRRMELMQQITDLLAEE, encoded by the exons ATGAAGACATATCTTGCTTTCATGGTCGCCATCATTGGCGTTGGTATGGTTGTCGCTGAAGAGAATCTGA agGAAAGGCTCGTGGTAGCCCTGAAATCACTTGTACAGGACA CGCCACCTGAGACTAAGCCGGAAGACCTAGAGATGCAAGCCAGAGACACCGAGAGCAGGTGTATGACAGACACTAACGAGTGCGATGGACACGGTACTTGTGTTCAGAGTACGTTCGGTAGGAGGACTGGACAGTTTATCTGCCGCTGCGATGCTGGATACAAGAACAACCTAAATGGTGGTTGCAATG CCCTTACTGAACGAGAGATCGAATACCTGTCCAACGTTGCTCGCGACATGGAGCTGGAAATGTTGACCCGTGACACAATGTCCCGTTGCGTCTCTGACACACAGAACTGCGACGGGAACGGCAAGTGCACACAGAGTACCTTCGGCCGTAACAGCGGACAATACATCTGCCTCTGTGACGCTGGCTTCAAGAACAATGCATACGGAGGCTGCTCCC CCCAAACAGAACGTGAGGTTGAGTTTCTAGCCATGCTCTCTCGCGATCTGCAACTGGAACTGCAAGCCCGTGACACCTTGCGTCAGTGTAACGCTGACACCAACAACTGTGACGGGGCCGGTGAGTGCAAGCAAAGTGCCTTCGGACGTAACCTTGGACAATACATCTGTTGGTGTAATACAGGCTACAGCAATAACCTGTATGGTGGATGTTCAC cCGACGAACTTCCtgagaataaagaagaagatgagGTCGCGGATGACGTGTCCAAACGCCGAATGGAACTTATGCAGCAGATAACTGACCTCCTAGCTGAAGAATAA